Proteins co-encoded in one Sphingobium sp. JS3065 genomic window:
- a CDS encoding tyrosine-type recombinase/integrase, which translates to MSAWHDPDRTVVDAFLVKSQFRPGSVPTYRWFLCTFEDVARRHPAVDRQMLDAWLKEMQKRWRLSTLLNQVCIVDRFLDHLVEIGLIADNPVAALRRRYNVKQSKPIWRALASPNPDESLAALRRPAPFGSVLGDFMQDHVMLMRSRGYQYEAQAHWLLRFDRFLQARPDLAEQPLEAMIASWAAAKPTRNHAAECQKLARILTKARFRLDPTIPPKRFNPRPEREVAREHRQPHIFSPADVRRMLDTARTYPSPDAPLRPLTLYTMIMLAYCAGLRRSELAWLDLGDVDLQSSTITIRETKFYKTRILPLSDSVAVELRAYIDARRRAGGPQNPKSGLFWHAHLNDRYRPEAVTTMITNVMRRAGLKPASGRTGPRVHDLRHSMVVNRILQWYRSGINPQEKLHFLSTYMGHRDLHSTLVYITVTQDLLQEASERFRALGAPCLVTEARP; encoded by the coding sequence CTTTGCACCTTCGAAGATGTTGCCCGCCGGCATCCGGCGGTGGACCGGCAGATGCTCGACGCCTGGCTGAAGGAGATGCAAAAACGTTGGCGATTGTCGACGCTGCTCAATCAGGTCTGCATTGTCGACCGCTTCCTCGACCACCTCGTCGAAATCGGGCTGATCGCCGACAACCCTGTTGCTGCACTTCGCCGTCGGTACAACGTCAAGCAAAGCAAGCCGATCTGGCGGGCCTTGGCTTCCCCGAATCCCGACGAATCCTTGGCCGCGTTACGACGGCCTGCGCCCTTCGGCAGCGTGCTGGGTGACTTCATGCAAGACCATGTCATGCTGATGCGCAGCCGGGGATATCAATATGAAGCGCAGGCTCACTGGCTGCTGCGGTTCGATCGGTTCCTTCAGGCCCGTCCCGACCTCGCGGAGCAACCACTTGAGGCAATGATTGCGAGCTGGGCGGCTGCCAAGCCGACCCGCAACCACGCGGCTGAATGCCAGAAGCTGGCGCGCATCCTGACCAAGGCGCGGTTCCGCCTCGATCCGACTATCCCGCCAAAGCGCTTCAATCCCCGGCCAGAGCGGGAAGTAGCGCGGGAGCATCGGCAACCGCATATCTTCAGCCCGGCTGACGTTCGGCGTATGCTCGATACCGCACGGACTTATCCGTCGCCGGACGCTCCGCTGCGGCCGTTGACCCTCTACACCATGATCATGCTGGCCTATTGTGCCGGGCTACGGCGAAGCGAGCTGGCATGGCTCGATCTTGGTGACGTGGACCTGCAATCAAGCACGATCACGATCCGGGAAACGAAGTTCTACAAGACCAGGATCTTGCCTCTATCCGACAGTGTCGCGGTCGAACTGCGCGCGTACATCGATGCGAGGCGGCGCGCTGGCGGCCCACAGAACCCGAAATCAGGGCTGTTCTGGCATGCCCACTTAAATGACCGCTACAGGCCCGAGGCGGTTACGACAATGATTACCAACGTCATGCGCCGTGCTGGGCTCAAGCCCGCTTCGGGCCGGACCGGGCCGCGGGTCCATGACCTTCGTCACTCGATGGTGGTGAACCGCATCCTCCAGTGGTACCGGTCCGGCATTAACCCTCAGGAAAAACTGCACTTCCTCTCGACCTACATGGGGCACCGGGATCTCCACTCCACGCTGGTCTACATCACCGTCACGCAGGATCTGTTGCAGGAAGCCAGTGAACGGTTCCGCGCGCTCGGCGCCCCGTGCCTTGTCACGGAGGCGCGGCCATGA
- a CDS encoding strawberry notch-like NTP hydrolase domain-containing protein: protein MLELAQILHLKNTTLPADTNTQLAQLIAMTAALPTHSVRSETQVAFQQFSTPASIGFLAAKAAAITARDIVLEPSAGTGLLAVHAHLAGARLLLNEIDAWRARLLRHALPEGILSTHDGELIDDMLDPQLVPSVVLINPPFSRSQGRGRDRHAALRHLRSALLRLAPGGRCAVILPDRVESGDADWLHATVGAQLRLHLDLPPNAYAKHGTGQAVQLILLEKGGAGGSVPRQTCTTLGAALAAIDAMPTPCAPQPQPISRSSGLFRGLAPRTRPVSSREAVSLPTTRAVAYHRLDAPAPAGEPQGIYLPYRPSRLLIADARDHPSALVESQAMGSIAAPPVAYEPVLPARILDDGLLSDAQLETLIYAGAAFERNLPGRFVTSDEDLSLSPGEAGNAYRTGFFLGDGTGAGKGRQVAGVILDQWLRGNRRHLWISKSETLIEDARRDWSALGGLPLDIQHLNQWKLGTPVALGDGILFLTYATLRSNRGDKGTRLRQLIEWMGEDFSGVIVFDEAHEMAGVAGGEGRFGATKGSEQGIAGVRLQNLAPRARILYASATGASDVNNLAYATRLGLWGPHTAFADRRAFVESLRRCGIAAMELIARDLKAQGLYVARALSFAGVEYDILEHRLSEEQIAIYDAYADAWGILCAARHKTAYREEAVMRRNAA, encoded by the coding sequence AACTCGCGCAGATCCTCCATCTGAAGAACACAACGCTCCCGGCAGATACAAATACGCAGCTCGCCCAGCTGATCGCCATGACAGCGGCGCTTCCCACGCACAGCGTGCGTAGCGAAACGCAGGTCGCGTTCCAGCAATTCTCGACGCCGGCATCGATCGGCTTCCTTGCCGCCAAGGCCGCCGCGATCACGGCACGCGATATCGTGCTCGAGCCCTCGGCCGGGACCGGGCTCTTGGCCGTACATGCTCATCTTGCCGGTGCTCGCCTTCTCCTCAATGAGATCGATGCCTGGCGCGCGCGTTTGCTGCGTCATGCCCTTCCCGAGGGCATATTGAGCACGCATGACGGCGAATTGATCGACGATATGCTCGATCCGCAACTGGTGCCGAGCGTTGTGCTCATCAACCCGCCCTTCTCGCGAAGCCAGGGACGGGGGCGCGACCGCCACGCTGCCCTTCGCCACCTGCGCTCCGCGCTCTTGCGTCTCGCACCAGGTGGGCGCTGCGCCGTCATTCTTCCCGACCGGGTCGAGTCAGGTGACGCGGATTGGCTGCACGCCACCGTGGGTGCGCAGCTCCGGCTGCATCTCGATCTGCCGCCCAATGCCTATGCCAAGCACGGCACCGGGCAGGCGGTTCAGCTCATTCTCCTCGAAAAGGGCGGGGCAGGGGGCTCGGTTCCGCGCCAGACCTGCACGACGCTCGGCGCTGCACTCGCGGCCATCGATGCGATGCCAACTCCATGCGCGCCGCAGCCGCAGCCAATCTCCCGCTCCAGCGGATTGTTCCGGGGCCTCGCGCCGCGGACCCGCCCCGTCAGCTCGCGTGAGGCCGTCAGCCTGCCCACGACCCGCGCGGTCGCCTATCATCGTCTCGATGCGCCCGCGCCTGCGGGTGAACCGCAAGGAATCTATCTGCCTTATCGGCCGAGCCGTCTGCTGATTGCCGATGCTCGTGACCACCCAAGCGCGCTGGTCGAATCGCAGGCAATGGGATCCATCGCCGCACCGCCGGTCGCATATGAACCTGTGCTGCCGGCAAGGATCTTGGACGACGGCTTGCTCTCGGACGCGCAGCTCGAGACGTTGATCTACGCCGGCGCGGCGTTCGAGCGCAATCTTCCCGGCCGGTTCGTCACCAGCGACGAGGATCTTTCGCTGTCGCCGGGAGAGGCCGGCAACGCCTATCGCACCGGCTTTTTCCTTGGCGATGGCACGGGCGCCGGCAAGGGACGGCAGGTGGCAGGCGTCATCCTCGACCAGTGGTTGCGCGGCAACCGTCGCCATCTCTGGATATCTAAGAGCGAGACGTTGATCGAAGACGCCCGGCGCGACTGGTCGGCGCTTGGCGGCTTGCCGCTCGACATCCAGCATCTCAACCAGTGGAAGCTCGGCACCCCGGTCGCGCTGGGCGATGGGATCCTCTTCCTGACCTATGCCACCTTGCGCTCCAACCGCGGCGACAAGGGCACGCGGCTGCGTCAGCTGATCGAATGGATGGGCGAGGATTTCAGCGGCGTCATCGTCTTTGACGAGGCGCACGAGATGGCCGGAGTGGCTGGCGGCGAGGGCCGGTTCGGCGCCACGAAAGGATCCGAACAGGGCATCGCTGGCGTGCGCCTCCAAAACCTCGCTCCGCGCGCCCGGATTCTCTATGCCTCGGCGACGGGCGCCTCGGACGTCAACAATCTTGCCTATGCGACACGCCTCGGCCTGTGGGGACCGCACACGGCCTTCGCCGATCGGCGAGCCTTCGTGGAATCCCTGCGCCGCTGCGGCATCGCGGCCATGGAACTGATCGCGCGCGACCTCAAGGCGCAGGGGCTCTATGTCGCGCGAGCGCTCAGCTTCGCCGGCGTTGAATATGACATTCTCGAGCATCGGCTCAGCGAGGAGCAGATCGCCATCTACGATGCCTATGCCGATGCCTGGGGCATCTTATGCGCAGCTCGCCATAAAACCGCTTATCGCGAGGAAGCGGTAATGCGGAGGAACGCGGCGTAG
- a CDS encoding site-specific integrase has product MRKGNPLPALLRAFFQEWLAEQRSASIHTIRSYRDTWRLLLRFVAERKGCGVARLTLTDVSAGEVRAFLHHTEHGRKTTIGTRNCRLAAIRSFFSFVADKNPEYIAQCSEVLAVPLKREPTSAPCYLEPEEVEAILAQPNRSTLEGLRDHVLLSFLYNSGARIQEALDLCPEAIRFDAPNFVRLYGKGRKERICPLWPETVALLRKLLERQPRAPDERIFVNRYGEPLGASGVRFKLNAYVEQAAKSTLTLQSKHVTPHSFRHATAVHLVAAGVDITVIRSWLGHVSLDTTNHYAQANLETKRKALEQVGAPAASNVPPSWKRDANLMGWLDTL; this is encoded by the coding sequence ATGAGGAAAGGCAATCCATTGCCCGCGTTGTTGCGGGCGTTCTTCCAGGAGTGGCTGGCCGAGCAGCGCAGCGCGTCAATCCACACGATCCGCTCTTATCGCGACACCTGGCGGCTGCTGCTTCGGTTCGTCGCGGAGCGAAAAGGCTGCGGGGTCGCGCGGCTGACGCTCACCGACGTCTCGGCCGGCGAGGTGCGCGCGTTCCTTCATCATACCGAGCATGGCCGCAAGACCACGATCGGCACGCGGAACTGCCGACTGGCCGCCATCCGCAGCTTCTTCAGCTTCGTGGCGGACAAGAATCCGGAATACATCGCGCAGTGCTCAGAGGTCCTGGCTGTTCCGTTGAAGCGGGAGCCCACCTCCGCGCCGTGCTACCTCGAGCCCGAGGAGGTCGAGGCCATCCTCGCCCAGCCCAACCGATCGACACTCGAAGGGCTGCGCGACCATGTACTGCTCTCGTTCCTCTATAACAGTGGCGCGCGAATCCAAGAGGCGCTTGACCTCTGTCCCGAAGCAATCCGGTTCGATGCACCGAACTTCGTGCGTCTTTACGGCAAGGGGCGCAAGGAACGCATCTGCCCGCTCTGGCCAGAAACCGTGGCATTGCTCAGGAAGCTACTGGAGCGACAGCCGCGTGCGCCCGATGAGCGGATCTTCGTCAATCGATACGGTGAACCGCTAGGGGCGTCAGGGGTGCGGTTCAAGCTCAACGCCTACGTGGAACAAGCCGCGAAATCGACGCTGACCCTCCAGTCAAAACACGTTACGCCTCACAGCTTCCGGCACGCGACCGCCGTCCACCTCGTTGCCGCCGGGGTCGATATCACCGTCATCCGCAGTTGGCTCGGGCACGTCAGTCTCGATACGACCAATCACTATGCTCAGGCCAATCTGGAGACCAAACGAAAGGCGCTGGAACAGGTTGGCGCCCCGGCGGCGAGCAACGTGCCACCTTCGTGGAAGCGAGATGCCAATCTGATGGGATGGCTCGACACCCTATAG